From Panthera tigris isolate Pti1 chromosome B4, P.tigris_Pti1_mat1.1, whole genome shotgun sequence:
GCTTTTGATCATGACAGCACTCTCCAGAGCACTATCACTTGTGAGTACTGTGACATTATAACACTGGACGGGGATTAAAAGAACCATCAGGACAGAGCAACGGATATAGAAACAAGGACTGAATCGTATTTTTTAGAAactgtttgaaataaaaaaaaaaaaaaatatatatatatatatatatatatatatatatatatatattcgagagacagagagagcatgagccagggaggggcagagagagagagagagaaaaagagagagagagtacgaaacaggctccgcactgtcagcacagagcctgacgtagggctccaactcacaaactgcaagatcataacttgagccatgagaccctgacctgagccaaagtcagatgcttagccggctgagccactcaggcacccctgaagagtACTGAAGATTCTAGAATTCAGGGTCATTCTAATTTCAGGGAGCCTGATGGTGTGGTGACCTGGGCTCATGCTGATGCTGTCTTCTCCAGTAGTAGTCGGACTCATGATAGAGTGAAGAAGTAGAACGTTGGAGAAAACATTGGGAATGTTTCATAGGAAGAGTTACCCAGTCTATAAACTTATTTTGATGAAGCAATTTTAAACCATGAGTGTATcccttttttcaaaaatgtcttggATTTTGTGAGAACTTGTATCTTCTAttactaatatatattattttatctctCTGGAGAAATTAGCCACGCGTACTTTCAACCCTTTGTTCTGTAGCGTATCTATGGATATACTTAAGGAGTAGCTTACCATTCCCTTGAGGATCATAAAACACTTTCCTTTATCTCCTTCGGTTCTcttctttatattatatttatataagagCCGGTGGCCCAACATtgtgatatttattttgaaaaaaaaaatatgtttgctgTTCACCTTTCCTGCTTTTCTTATGGtcattttagagaagagagaaataagacagaaataaatatttctaaggaGTCTGCATTATCAGTGCATTGGTGTAAAGTCTATAAAAGGGAAAAGACGGGGCTGTGAGATATGGGAACACAATTTAGATGAGCCGAGGACCCCAGAGAAGACAGGCTCTCCTAGCAGAGTGAAGTTGGTTTCTAAACAGCCCTCGCGGGATTTTCATAACATCTGTGGCCGAGAGTGACAATGAGTTTGGACACTTGCTAAAAACGAAGGGAAATTAAGTGTGTTGTAAGTCCCTGATTTCTGAGGATGCCGCATTTTCTTTAGCtctattccttcttttctcaCTAGCCTTGCAGTCGGTATTTGGCCCTGCAGCTCGAAGAATCCTGGCTGTGGCTCACTCCCACAGCCCCCTGGGCCAACTGCCTCCCTCTTTGGACACCCTCCCAGGGTATGAAGAAGCTCTTCACATGAGTCGCTTCACCGTTGCAAGGTGTTGGCCAAAAACACCTGACCTACCCCCAGTGCCAGAAGAAAAGCAGCTGTCTCCAGTGGATGAGTCTCCTCGAGCAGGACCCTCTTCCAACTGATGGGAATTCTGATTTTataaatggggtggggggatccCCAGCATAGCCACAGACAGACAAATGGGACATTTTTCCCCCTAACTTTTGGAAGATTTAGGATGACAACTATACACTATTCAGTGGAAAGGATGGCTTCCCACTCTTCGTTTCCAGCCACATGTATTTTCTAACACGGAATGCTCTAACTGGGAACTCTAATTCTTTATCCAGTGGCCAGAATTTGCAACTAACCTCTAGCAATGCTGACTACTCCTGAACCAAGAAAGCATCAAAAGTACCTTGAATGCCTATAGCTATTGAGTTCCTTTGCCTATGGGATACTGCAGGTGGTGTTTCTTTCTGCCAGCTGTAGATTGTGGTACATTTGAGGAGAAAGACAAGAGTGTAGGCACAGCCATAGACATGAATGCACTGAAGCCGTGAATTCTTCCTCTTGAGAGAACATTCACTTTTCTACTGAATGCCAGTGACACTCTTGGCATCATAATACCTAATACCTAAGTGGACCCAGGTAATCGTAATACCTAAGTGGACATTCAGGATCCAGGGGTAGGATTGCAGACACGGGCTAAGGGAACAGAGTACATACGGTACCCAAGTGCCGAATATCAAGGTCTTTCCTTCACCCTGGTCCTACTCTCTAGCAATATGAGAAACTTCATGGAGTGCAGTAACACTTTCTATTAATTTCTCAGTGTTTCTGCCTTGCAaacacatgcacgcacgcgcgcgcgcgtgcacgccTGCACAGACACACGCAGTCTTTTCTCAAAGAATGGCattgtttggcttcttttctctttctggccGACCCCTTAAAGCCAGGTTATCTGTAGTGACCCACACTAGTCTCTAGGAGTGGCCTTCACTGCCACCTCGTGGCCATGGTAGAAAATGTCGTCTCCTATTTGAGCCGATCTGCACCCCTCTCCAGTTCTTGGAGTAACTAACTGAACTCAGCCCGGATGGCATCCTGCCGTGTCGTGCTAAGCTGTCCGCCTGAAATACTACTGGACAATTGGGGATATGACGTATTGTTACTGGACAGCTGAGAAAGTAAAGTGTATTGGGGAAAAATTACTTGCCAGTGACCTTAGATAGATCATTGAAAATCTTTAAAggagtttccccatctgtaaaataggggatAATAACACCTCCAAGGATTGTTGCGAGGCTCAAATAAGCTAgatacaaatgacaagatttgtAAAGTATTATGTACATGGATTTGTCGCTCTTAATATTGACATCTAATTTTCACCTGGCTACTATGATTCTGAGAATTGTGCTCTCGTTTCTTCTTTGGCCACCCAGCTTGTTAGGTTACCGCTAAGTCACGCTGGAAGTCACTTATTCGTCAATAAATATCTGTCGATTGAGGTTAACGACCAATGATATGTGATTCCTTTTAAAATAGTCTGTGTAGAGGGAAGGGATGTTTGAGAAAACTCATTTATTTGGCAATTAGTTTCATCACTGGGGGGAAGTCATAACCAGGGAAGAGCTGATTAGGATAGCACCTCATTAAATACACCCTTGGAATGTTCACTCAGCCCAAGGGGAAAACTGTTCTAATTGAGTATAACCTGCTGGAGATCTGAATTTATCCTGAGTCATTTATCACATTGCCTCTGGAAATTGTTAAAATGCATGAATTGTTAATAGACCCTGAGGTGGCCTTGTTTTGCTACTGCCAAAGGCATCACTTCATTATCACACATTCCATAAAATATTCTAGGCTCCTTCGTCCTTCAAGATACCAGtcttgaagaaattaaaatctcATCCGGTAGAAAAAAATCTTGGCAGAAATCCTGCCTATAAGTATCTTATTCTAAAGAGATCTCTCAGCCctacctctcccctctccctcttccctctccctctcccctctcccctctcctcagaCAGGCGGAATCTTCCATTCCTGTAACCCTCCCATTTTGTCAGAATATTAACACCCGCTTGGCTCTACTTCCTTCTCTACTCAATCTACCTGTTGATCAGTGTAATCACTGATTCTCAGTTTTGTTTAAACCCCTTCTTACTTTTCTCGCACCTATCCTTCAAACTTTAAACATTGGTTCAAGGAAGGGAGCGGATTTCTTCCCAAAGCCCACACTGCCGAGCAGTGCTGCAGAAAACTCAACACTAGTGAGAGAGGTCATGATAAGGTCACGGTCTCCAACACCACTTGAGTCATCTACCGTTTCTTCtagagtttctttattttatttctttatttttatttttttaatgtgaaatttgttgtcaaattggtttccatacaacacccagtgctcatcccaacaggtgacctcctcaatgcccatcacccaccttcccctcccttgaCTGAAGCTTGAATCTGACCTTGACTCTGACTTGACTTAAGCTCACAGAGCTtaagaaaaagtcaaaaatacAATGGTAGCAAGCACGAATAGTGCAGAGAACCTGCATGAAAAGGCAGAATGAGGGAAGAACATTTTCAAAGATGGTGAAAAGTTTGATACGTGTGAGGAACTGAAAAAAGAGTAACTGATTATAGTAAGCAGAAAACGGAGTCTGAGAGGGAAAAGGAGTCTTGGGGGCAAGGAGTCTAGACTGTATTTTACATGCATTGAGAAAccattgaaaattttaaacagtgAGTCACTTGATGCAATTTGAATTTTAAGACAATGACTCTTGATGCTATAGGAGAATGGACTGGAGGAGGACAAGTATGAAAGCGTGAAGACTAGATGGGAGGTATTGAAGAAGAGTAGACAAGATGTGACTGTGGCTAGGGATTGTGATTGTGGATAGTCCATGACTGTGGACTAACATGGTGATGTTGGAGGTGGAAATAGAGATAAACGTAGGGATTTGAAAGACATGTTGGAGATAAGATCATCAATACTTGCTGATGGATTGAATAGGGAAATGTAGTAagggaaaagagtgaaaaataattcctagatcattgacctgagccaatacaTGGAAGGTGTAGCTGTTTATTAGGATGGGAAAGATTGGGCAAAACCAGGTTTAGGGGAAAACTCAAGTTAGTGATTTCTAAAATGGGGAAGAGGCATTTTATTGACAAAATATATCCCAAGTTAATCTAAGGCAATGCCTACTTCACTAAAGCAGCAAAAAAGCACAGATGTGccaatgagaaaaatcaaaagtTTTCCTTGAGATTGACTGAAGAAAGTCTTAATTTgtaaaacaagaagagaaaaagaaattccatatGAGGCCTTTATAATTTGCAGTATTTGTAAGATAATCCACTGTAAACGGCAGAGATTTTTGGATATGCCTATCTGGGACAGAGGGGTCTGAATAGGAAGATAAAAGTTCAGAACCCATCcagttaaaatgtctatttatattgTGGAAATAATTCCAAATGGAATCGGGAAGTCTTGGAAGGGGAGCTCTCCTGCGTGTACCCCTCATTGTAGCCTACATAACcagcaggaaaaaggaagatgaggattattttaacaaataggACATTATAGCTCctgatttttagaaaaagaagggagaccCCTGCCTACCCctgcaagaaacaaacaaacaaacaaaaacccactaaCCATCGCTTGCAGATGAGAAACTGCTACAACCTCAAACTCTTATCCTCCCAATAAACTTTTGTTCCAACAACCATTCCCAGTCTCCTCCTAAAATCTAATAAAAGCTGaccttccttttgtctctttggATTTACCTGTGATTCACCATAGCTTCCTGTTCTGAACTGCAATTCCTCCTCTGTACCCAAATAAACTCagttttttacttaaataaaattctctctGCTATGTTTAAAGTTAATAATATATGGTTGACCCTTAAACCCCAACTGGAGTTGTGTGGATCCACTTATACACGGATTTGtttcaatacaatacaatacaatacaatacaatacaatacaatacaatgaatgtattttgcttccttatgatttcctcaataacatttttttctctagcgtGCTTTATTgtagaaataaagtatatatatataacatatatagcatatatataatatatatatgtagcatgggaaatatgtgttaatcaactgtttatgttactgataaggcttccagtcaatagtaggctatcaGTAATTACATTTCGGGCAAATGAAAAGTTAtgtgtggatttttgactgcgtGGGGGTCAGCTCCGctaacccctcccccaccccccacactgtTCAAGGGTCTACTGTATATGGGTATAATTGAGATAATTAACTCCCCCTTCGTACcgtcttccttcttcttcctctttcttggtctTACTTTTTACTGGTTTCTTTCCTTCATTGTAATACTTGAATATgaatcatacattttaaaatgaggaggGCCTAGGTTTGAAGAAAAATGTCACAGGGTTAAGGCTTACACTAAGTAATTCAGATACTGAACTTGAAGACAATGAGGGTTACTTAATGTTTTATTAGCAGGAGAGTTCCATAATGTGATCAACATTTAGAAACATATCTCAGTGAAAGTTTGAGGTCTTAGCTGAAACGTAAGCAAGTCAGGTCTTCATTTCAGCCAGGAACGTATTATAAAAATCCCAGTGAAAGGTGGTCAGAGTCTGAAAAGGAACACTGGGGGTGGTGATGAAAGGGACTATAGTTTTATCTTCTTGTCAGCAGAATTCCAGGTTCTTTCGGTCTTTCTCTAGATCGTCCTTCTGACTTCAAACAGTAGagattctctcccaccccctttttAGCCCAAATGACACAAGATTTATAAACCTTCTGCACCCTGCAATAAAGCTGCAACTGTCCGTCCGCTACAGCTTACTTTAGGTTTCTTGGAGTGATTACACTCCgcaacccctcccctccccaactttttcCATCGCTTTTCACTTGCCCCAGCTGAAACTTATACAAGGGACAGTGTCTAGTGGGATATCAGTATCTGAAAGGAGGTGTCTGTCCCTACATAGTGGGAGGAGGAGTTGACTCCAACAGCGCAAAGCTCTTAATCCAAGAGGGAGACCTGAAAGGCGGACGTATATTGATTTGCACAAGGACACAAGGACCATACAGGCTCTCCTTCCTGGGGGAAGATGGGTCGGAGAAAGATTGACTGGGCAACGATGACTAGTTTTATCTGTGGTTTGGAGGCAAATAAAACAGTACAGGATGACTGTGTAGGAGAGGACAAACAATTGTCCCTTCAcctttctaggttcttggctgagacacctcagtattaaaaagagaaattaacgAAGGCAAAGGTAGAAACctaataacatgtatacctcctgtATACATGAAAGAGACCCAGGAAGATTGAGTAACTCCCTGAAATGGCCCAACCACCACCTTAAATATcatctccagctaaagacaaaagaagactgggtggtggggggggggggtatgagAAGTCACCAGGAAAAGCCCAGTTAAACAAAAGTATGGTTGTTAAGCAGATTTATGTCACTGTCTTCTCCACTGATGAGAATCTCTCAAGATTTAGTCATCTGCCTCTTCCTGATACGGAAAGGGAAAAACACCGGTACACCTGTATGTTTACCTTATACATgaaaatgtctcttacaaaactTTTACTCAGTTTTCAGAGTTATACTGTGTCTGCTGTCTCTTAAAAGCAACCGGCTTAGGacaatccttatgccaaagagacatattttgaGGTGGCAATTCTACCACCTTTCACCTGCTTCCAGTCCACATCTAGACCATGAAGTACAGTATTGAACCTTATTGAGTTGGCCTTATAGGTATGGTCTCTAAGACCTTTATTAGAGGGTCTGATTAGCTTATACATTAAGGGTAAACTTGTATACGAGAGtatggaaataaagcaaaaatgggaTTTACGTAACGAATTTAGGAGGCTGAGGAGAAAAATTGCGAAGTCTGAAAATGGcaagtcttattttcttttccttgggtaAGCAGATTGTCTGGAAGGCAATAAGGAGGCCAGGATGGGAAGTTTGCCCTTGAGCTGGCAGACTGACTGGGAAGACAATTACAGTGATATATGGATTGCCCAAGATACACTGAGACTTCAATTATGGGAAATATTTTACATGCTGTCTCTGAATAATGTTGGCCAGTGTCCCTCTTGGCACCTTTACCTTAGTTAACCTACAATTGCACTATTTCCCATCTCCGAATTCCTCATAATTTGAAGAGTTTGGAAAGAGTATCATGAACATGGTAACACTTGAGTTGAACTCTAAAGGATGATAGAATTTTAAACGTGAAATACACAGtataaaagcattcttttttcttgtctgtgaGTTGAGAAAAGCTGAGAATGTGAATCACAGAGAATGCTAAACATTCCAAGAGTGATATAATAGGAATGAATCTGGAAAGACAGGTTAGCATCTTTGCATGCGATCTTTGCAGATTGATCTTTATCCTGCATTCTATGAAAGCCACTGTAAAGttctgaagagagaaaagaggtcaTGTCACTTGGAAGATGCTTTGGCCGTTACCAGAGCATGAGTAAGAGGTGAGATCTGGAATACAAGGAGACCATTATTGTACTGAGCTACTCCGAAGACAATATTTCTTCCGTGTCTCTCATAAAAGCTTACTTGTCAACAAAGTTATGAAAGAAAGCCAATTTAAGTATAATGTCTCTTTTCTATATTTCAGCTTCTcgatacttattttttaattgtttctgttGCCCTTTGGTTATTGCTGTCCTTGTTTGACAAATGTTAGCAGTGTTCCAAGCGTCTAGACCTTTCTTGAGTCCCAGTTTATATGTCAGAGTTGCCTTATATAGGATCTCTCCTGTACTTTCTTCTTGCACTGAAGTTAGAACCTGCTTTCCCCCACTCCACAATGTTAATACTAATCACCGTAGGGGGCCAAGTTGAATAttgccctctccctcttccaAAAGGGTCATAAATGCAACTCAATAAATACCAAAGTGGCTCATGGAAATTCAATTCAACGGGGACAGAAGTCCCTCAGGAGTCAAAAAAGTGATAAGCAATCATAGTCATTTAATTCTCCATTAATGATCAGCTTTGGAGGCTGAACTGCAGAGAAGTGATATACTCTGCAGGGAGTGAGTGACTGAGCTGGACCTTGGACTCAACTTCTTTGGGCCTCAGACTCCAACCTGAAAACgcttttgctcttatttttaacatttaagctTTATTCCTTTTAATCAAATGTAGACTTTCATGCAGATTAAAAAGTCAAACGGCTCTGCAAGGCTCATGAAGAGAAACAGTACCTCCTTACCATGCACACTTTTTCTACTCCCTACTTGGTAGCTCATCTTTTGAAACCTACATTTCTCCAAATACTTATGCATATGTTGctattcttgatttttattttcagtttggtgTATCATGCACTGACTTGCTGTTAAGGAAGAGGAAAGTATAGCTGTTTTTCATCACCACCAGCTCTACCTTGGCTACCGAATCACATTGGAACATTTCTCGTTGCCCTCCCCCATCTTCCAAATATAGTTATATCATAATTTTGATTAAATGCGTATATCGGGGAGCAGGAAAAAGACTATTAATGACTAAGAGCCTGAAATCAGGCTTTCATAGGTTAAAATTCCGGTTCTGTTCTTTACTCCCTGACCAAT
This genomic window contains:
- the TMEM52B gene encoding transmembrane protein 52B isoform X2; this encodes MVMQAQAVTASALVYFIQLPRARCEENCVSPEQLLVVIGGLLLLCGLTSVCLRCCLSRQQNGEEEGRPPYEVTVLAFDHDSTLQSTITSLQSVFGPAARRILAVAHSHSPLGQLPPSLDTLPGYEEALHMSRFTVARCWPKTPDLPPVPEEKQLSPVDESPRAGPSSN
- the TMEM52B gene encoding transmembrane protein 52B isoform X1, which translates into the protein MVMQAQAVTASALVYFIQLPRARCEENCVSPEHCLTTDWVHLWYIWLLVVIGGLLLLCGLTSVCLRCCLSRQQNGEEEGRPPYEVTVLAFDHDSTLQSTITSLQSVFGPAARRILAVAHSHSPLGQLPPSLDTLPGYEEALHMSRFTVARCWPKTPDLPPVPEEKQLSPVDESPRAGPSSN